In Primulina eburnea isolate SZY01 chromosome 5, ASM2296580v1, whole genome shotgun sequence, a single window of DNA contains:
- the LOC140832720 gene encoding probable carboxylesterase 2, translated as MDAKAVVHDVPPYLKVYKDGTVERLLGVETVPPTLDSDTGVSSKDVLIIPERGVSARLYRPNPSANHHKKHPLVVYFHGGAFCISSPADPKYHDMLSKLVKEAQIVLISVDYRRAPESPLPTAYEDSWAALQWVASHIENGSEIWLKEFADFDKVYLAGDSAGANISHHLAIKAGSQSQNHSLGKLKFVGILMVHPYFWGKDPIGVEAENPMFKSVVDKWWEFVCPSDLGCDDPWINPFVIGAPSLEGLACSKILVCVAGNDILRERGRLYYESLVKSEWKGQAQFLETEGEDHVFHIIDSDSKKAMELIKKCAEFLNKD; from the coding sequence ATGGATGCAAAGGCGGTTGTCCATGATGTTCCACCGTACCTAAAAGTATACAAAGATGGAACCGTCGAAAGGCTTCTAGGAGTAGAAACTGTCCCACCAACACTAGATTCCGACACCGGAGTCTCCTCCAAGGATGTCCTAATCATACCGGAACGCGGCGTATCAGCCAGGCTCTACCGCCCCAATCCCTCGGCCAACCACCACAAGAAACACCCTTTAGTCGTCTACTTCCACGGTGGAGCTTTCTGCATATCATCTCCTGCCGATCCCAAGTACCACGACATGCTGAGCAAGCTAGTTAAAGAGGCTCAAATCGTCCTCATTTCAGTTGATTACCGAAGAGCCCCTGAAAGCCCACTTCCTACGGCGTACGAGGACTCGTGGGCAGCGCTTCAATGGGTTGCTTCACACATCGAAAATGGTAGCGAAATTTGGTTGAAAGAGTTTGCTGATTTCGACAAAGTGTACTTAGCAGGAGACAGTGCAGGCGCTAACATTTCGCATCACTTGGCGATCAAGGCAGGgtcacaatcacaaaatcacaGCTTAGGAAAACTCAAGTTTGTCGGGATCTTAATGGTGCACCCATATTTCTGGGGAAAGGATCCGATCGGAGTGGAAGCGGAGAATCCGATGTTCAAATCGGTGGTGGACAAGTGGTGGGAATTCGTCTGCCCGTCGGATCTCGGCTGCGATGATCCGTGGATCAACCCGTTCGTGATCGGGGCTCCGAGTCTTGAGGGATTGGCTTGTAGCAAGATTCTTGTTTGCGTTGCAGGGAATGATATTTTGAGGGAAAGAGGAAGATTGTACTACGAATCATTGGTGAAGAGTGAATGGAAAGGGCAAGCTCAGTTTCTTGAAACAGAAGGCGAGGATCATGTCTTTCATATCATTGATTCTGATTCGAAGAAAGCTATGGAACTTATCAAGAAATGTGCTGAATTCTTGAACAAGGATTAA
- the LOC140831688 gene encoding succinate dehydrogenase subunit 5, mitochondrial-like, whose protein sequence is MVKAMMLRSLCRSICRRSQAFSSSAAVNNHIFHLQLSSSFPATSPKTPPSDFLRPFAFRFGVIRYFSEDTTHIPVIEDHNIKCALKDLLATDWDELPPAVVEDVRGSLSKSTEDKASQEVLKNVFRAAEAVEEFTGIVMSLKMAMDDIIGVSGENVKPLPEEHAKAMQILFDRYAAYLASFGPEENYLKKKVETELGTKMIYLKMRCSGLDADWGKVTVLGTSGISGSYIEHRA, encoded by the exons ATGGTGAAAGCGATGATGCTGAGATCGCTCTGTCGTTCAATTTGCCGCAGATCTCAAGCTTTCTCCTCCTCAGCCGCCGTCAACAACCACATTTTCCACCTCCAATTATCTTCTTCGTTTCCGGCCACTTCTCCCAAAACCCCCCCATCCG ATTTCCTGCGTCCATTTGCTTTTCGCTTTGGGGTTATACGTTATTTCAGTGAAGATACTACTCATATACCAGTTATAGAAGACCACAATATCAAATGTGCATTGAAAGACTTATTGGCCACAGACTGGGATGAGCTTCCTCCTGCAGTGGTCGAGGATGTACGGGGGTCGTTGTCAAAGAGTACGGAGGATAAGGCTTCCCAAGAGGTTCTAAAAAATGTGTTCCGAGCTGCTGAGGCAGTTGAGGAGTTTACCGGAATTGTCATGTCACTGAAAATGGCAATGGATGACATAATTGGTGTGAGTGGTGAG AATGTGAAACCCCTGCCAGAAGAACATGCAAAGGCAATGCAAATACTTTTTGACAGATATGCTGCATATTTGGCCTCGTTTGGGCCAGAAGAGAACTATTTGAAGAAGAAAGTTGAGACCGAGTTGGGAACAAAGATGATATACTTGAAAATGAGGTGCAGCGGCCTTGATGCTGACTGGGGAAAG gttACCGTACTCGGGACTTCTGGAATCTCGGGTTCTTATATAGAGCATAGAGCATGA
- the LOC140832719 gene encoding 26S proteasome non-ATPase regulatory subunit 14 homolog, which produces MSGMERLQRMFAGAGGALGHPPPDSPTLDSSEQVYISSLALLKMLKHGRAGVPMEVMGLMLGEFVDEYTVRVVDVFAMPQSGTGVSVEAVDHVFQTNMLDMLKQTGRPEMVVGWYHSHPGFGCWLSGVDINTQQSFEALNQRAVAVVVDPIQSVKGKVVIDAFRLINPQTMMLGQEPRQTTSNLGHLNKPSIQALIHGLNRHYYSIAINYRKNELEEKMLLNLHKKKWTDGLTLQRFDAHSKTNEQTVQEMLNLAIKYNKAVQEEDELPPEKLAIANVGRQDAKKHLEEHVSNLMSSNIVQTLGTMLDTVVF; this is translated from the exons ATGTCGGGAATGGAGAGACTTCAAAGAATGTTCGCCGGCGCCGGCGGAGCCCTCGGTCATCCGCCGCCGGACTCACCAACTCTTGATTCATCCGAACAAGTCTACATCTCATCGCTGGCGCTTCTCAAAATGCTCAAACACG GTAGGGCAGGGGTGCCGATGGAGGTGATGGGGCTGATGCTGGGTGAGTTTGTGGATGAGTATACGGTGCGTGTTGTTGACGTTTTTGCAATGCCCCAAAGTGGAACTGGGGTTAGCGTCGAAGCTGTGGATCATGTGTTTCAGACTAATATGCTGGACATGCTCAAGCAAACTGGAAG ACCTGAGATGGTGGTGGGTTGGTACCATTCGCATCCTGGTTTTGGGTGTTGGCTTTCTGGTGTTGATATTAACACACAGCAG AGTTTTGAAGCTTTAAATCAAAGGGCAGTTGCAGTGGTGGTGGATCCAATTCAGAGTGTGAAAGGGAAGGTGGTAATAGATGCCTTTCGACTGATTAATCCCCAAACCATGATGCTGGGTCAAGAGCCGCGACAGACAACTTCCAATTTGGGCCATCTTAATAAACCATCTATCCAA GCTCTGATTCACGGTTTGAACAGGCATTATTACTCCATAGCCATAAATTATAGAAAGAACGAATTGGAGGAAAAGATGCTATTGAATCTTCACAAGAAGAAATGGACAGATGGATTGACCCTTCAGCGGTTTGATGCTCACTCCAAAACGAATGAGCAAACAGTCCAA GAGATGCTGAATCTAGCGATCAAATATAACAAAGCGGTTCAGGAAGAAGATGAGTTGCCTCCTGAAAAACTAGCCATTGCTAATGTAGGAAGACAGGACGCAAAGAAACATCTCGAGgaacatgtctcaaacctgatGTCTTCAAATATTGTTCAGACGTTGGGGACGATGCTCGACACTGTTGTGTTCTAG